A single region of the Candidatus Methylomirabilota bacterium genome encodes:
- a CDS encoding DUF402 domain-containing protein, translated as MLNRKFADLRHAKDLDPRVLSYDAAALPQAVVAIGQRASRKTKGGVVLAEPGFTWALFLFPGRWYAVESVYDRGGRLVAHHVDICRPLEEMDGMLSFLDLKLDLLIRADGEASWLDQDEYQAEVDSGTISPAWQKSVSDTAAALDRERACGAFPPDVIQRFRP; from the coding sequence GTGCTGAACCGCAAGTTCGCCGACCTGCGCCACGCGAAGGATCTCGATCCGCGCGTGCTCAGCTACGATGCGGCGGCGCTTCCGCAGGCGGTCGTGGCGATCGGGCAGCGGGCGAGCCGGAAGACCAAGGGCGGCGTCGTGCTGGCCGAGCCTGGCTTCACGTGGGCGCTGTTCCTCTTTCCCGGGCGATGGTACGCGGTCGAATCAGTCTACGATCGGGGCGGAAGGCTCGTGGCCCACCACGTCGACATCTGCCGGCCGCTCGAAGAAATGGACGGCATGCTCTCGTTCCTCGACCTGAAGCTCGACCTGCTGATCCGCGCCGACGGCGAGGCATCCTGGCTGGACCAGGACGAGTACCAGGCCGAGGTGGACTCCGGCACCATTTCACCGGCCTGGCAGAAGTCGGTATCGGACACGGCGGCCGCGCTCGACCGCGAGCGCGCCTGTGGCGCCTTCCCCCCTG
- a CDS encoding PLP-dependent cysteine synthase family protein, whose translation MTSPEWSRYARALPSIATAVGRTPLVRLNRITFDVKPAIYVKVEWYGATGSLKDRIYLHMFERAEARGDLRSGMSVLECSTGNAGIACSWVAAVKGYACTIVMPEGMSEERKKIMRAYGAELIFTKGGESDVDLSLQRLQEIRAADPARYWVPGQFDNADNVEAHILTTGPEIREQMDGRIGAFVDSQGSGGLLTGVGRFLRRHDPAVRLYAVEPAECALLSTRAWGHHGIEGIGDGFVPKNLDVSLLTGVITTTTDESVAIARRLAREEGIFCGISSGCNVAAALKLARKHSELPSIVTIINDTGQRYFTTPLCGEDKHVDIPEREHPLDPYTVEQLDRYQKTWEIIG comes from the coding sequence ATGACGTCGCCCGAATGGTCTCGCTACGCTCGCGCCCTGCCCTCGATCGCGACCGCGGTCGGGCGCACGCCTCTCGTCCGGCTGAACCGCATCACCTTTGACGTCAAGCCCGCGATCTACGTCAAGGTCGAGTGGTACGGCGCGACGGGCAGCCTCAAGGACCGGATCTATCTCCACATGTTCGAGCGCGCCGAGGCGCGAGGAGATCTCCGATCCGGCATGAGCGTGCTCGAGTGCTCGACGGGCAACGCGGGGATCGCCTGCTCCTGGGTCGCCGCCGTCAAGGGCTACGCCTGCACCATCGTGATGCCCGAGGGCATGAGCGAAGAGCGCAAGAAGATCATGCGCGCCTACGGCGCCGAACTGATCTTCACCAAGGGCGGGGAGAGCGACGTGGACCTCTCGCTCCAGCGCCTCCAGGAGATCCGCGCCGCAGACCCCGCGCGCTACTGGGTGCCGGGCCAGTTCGACAACGCGGACAACGTCGAGGCGCACATCCTCACGACAGGGCCGGAGATCCGCGAGCAGATGGACGGCCGGATCGGCGCCTTCGTGGATTCGCAGGGCTCCGGCGGCCTCCTCACGGGCGTCGGCCGATTCCTCCGCCGGCACGACCCCGCGGTGCGTCTCTACGCCGTCGAGCCGGCCGAGTGCGCGCTGCTCTCGACGCGCGCGTGGGGGCACCACGGCATCGAAGGCATCGGCGACGGCTTCGTGCCGAAGAACCTCGACGTCTCGCTCCTGACCGGCGTCATCACCACCACGACCGACGAGAGCGTCGCCATCGCCCGCCGCCTCGCCAGGGAAGAAGGCATCTTCTGCGGCATCTCGAGCGGCTGCAACGTGGCCGCAGCGCTTAAGCTCGCGCGCAAGCACTCAGAGCTTCCGTCCATCGTCACGATCATCAACGACACCGGACAGCGCTACTTCACGACGCCGCTCTGCGGCGAGGACAAGCACGTGGACATCCCCGAGCGGGAGCACCCGCTCGACCCGTACACGGTGGAGCAGCTCGACCGGTACCAGAAGACCTGGGAGATCATCGGGTGA